DNA sequence from the Rhizoctonia solani chromosome 14, complete sequence genome:
gtcataggctatatcttcccagggacgttcaggaatttgcaatGGCTTTAGCAGTCCtacaggtacttgatttgttggcttggacctgatacaggttttgcagtggctgacataagaattgacaaactttttcagcGATGGCCAGTAATAACTCCTGGAAATAAGTTCTAGTGTCCTGGtttgtcctgggtgtcctgcaaCTAATGTGTCATGTCTAGACTCCAAGATGAGGTTCCTAATAGTATCATCTCTGggtacaaagatttttccttgataccatagtaATCCCTCTTTTAACTCCCAGTCGACTACTTTATCCTTGCTCTGGAGTTTGTGCAAGATTTCCTTAAGGCGTTCATCCTTGTAGATTGCTTCACCAATCAGGTCATTAATTTCCTGATCCGGAGTGATTGACGCAATGAAAAGTTctggtttcaggagaacttggttctctacccccccttcaaggggcaCTAAATCATATTGTCTTGAGAGAATATCCGCCTTCTTGTTTTGCGCTCCAGGTCTGTAGataatttggaagttataatCAACCAGGAAGTTGGCGCATCGAATTTGTTGTTTATTCAAGGATTGTGATGTGGAGAAGTGCTCCAGGTTCTTATGATCCGTGAGAACCTGGACTGGTAATTCCAACCCCTCTAATAgatgacgccattccttgaatgccctaatgactaCTAACAGCTCTTTGTCAAAATATCATAGTTCTTTTCTGCCGGTGacagggattttgatagataTGCTACAGGGGCCAATTTTCCTTCAGGGTTGCGCTGGGATAATATGGCTCCTGTTGCGTAATTGGATGCGTCGCATTCTACGTAGAATTGTTTTGTAGTGTTGGGCTGTAAAAGTAGAGGTGCTGATGTAAGACATTTCTTCAAGCCAtcaaaggattgttgttccgcctgttcccatttccaaataCTATCTTTTTTGAGCAGGTTGTACAGAGGTTGTGCCATATTACCAAAGTTTGGAATAAATcgtctatagaaatttacAAACCCTAAGAATTCCTGAATAttcttgacattcttaggtgttgaccagTTCATTGCATCCGTGACCTtggattgatctacttcTATGCCAAGTTCCAATATAATGAATCCTAGGTAGTCAATCCTTTTGACATGGAAATGACATTTCTCAATATTGCAAAAAAGGTTGTTATCCTGCAGCCTTTTAAGCACTTCTTGCACATGGGCTTCATGGTCTCTTTTGTTAAGGGAGAATACTAGAATATCGTCCAAATATATGATAACGTAGACATCCAGAAGGTCCctgaatatctcattcatcatgtcttgAAAGGCTGCCGGTGCATTTGTTAgtccaaagggcatgaccaaatattcaaatagtctgtattttgttttgaaagcggttttccattcatcgccttctttgatttggactAGGTTGTATCCTGCCTTAAGatcaaatttgctaaagatcttggcaccttgtaatttctcaatgagattctgtggcaagggcaggggatagacgtttttcttggtcatacTGTTCAGACGCCGGTaatccacacacatgcgtagtttcccatttttctttttgacaaataatatGGGAGAGGCCATAGGGGATCTAGACGGGCGGATTAGACCAGCTTTGAGCTGTTTCTCAATGGTTTCTTTAAGTTCCGCATCTTCCCTTGGACCTAAACtatatatggggccatgtCTTGGTTGCGCATCCGGAAGTAACTCAATGGCAATGTCGTAAGGACGGTGGGGTGGTAATTTTGAcaattcttcctctgaaaATATTCTAGCAAATTCTTGATAAGGGGCAGGAATTTCTTCcactgctttgagttctaaAACAGCAGGTGTGGCTAGACAGTTGTTGGAACAATACAAGGAATTAaaaacaagtgtatgtttttcccacaaaatttggggattgtgtttttttaaccatgacattcctaaaactaattgGTGACtgccaatattggaaatatggcattctagttctttggtgtggctgccaatggtacatttaaacCAAGTAAAATGGGTAATttggccagaatcaatttcttggccatcaataacgcgtaGTTTCTTGGgaattggatgtatataggTTGGAAGTCAATAGGTTTCtactaaaagagggtggatgaagcaagaagttgctccagagttgatcatggcttttccttgaaaaggtttagccaaaaaacttgatttttgggatttAGGAGTCTCACATggatttgcagagaatgatgcatatatttgagatgtattacataaggaaagtatttcaaaatcattgttctcataatgcaaatccgcaagcatacagccaagtgccttactccttagttggccttggcttttccttttcccaactcttcctcatcagaaaCTACTTCAATAcaactttcttctttaggtCTTTCCCAGGACCAGTCAAtgttagccacatgtccagacatgggcttggaGGGACAATTGCGTGCAAAATGACCTTTGCCCCTGCATACATGACAAGTGAGATTTGCAAAaccccttccatcaagatccataGGGCCTGGGCCTTTAGAATTTGAGGCCAGGACGGGAGTGGGAGCAATAACGGGTTTGACTGGGGCAGCAGCGGCAGGTTGTTCATCTTTTTTAAGGGAGGAGAATGGGATCATTGTATCTTTAGATTCTCCATTCCACCTGACATTtggcatattgccagaggtagtgcaaacaattgaagtgatagcgcctttcttggcgcggcgAGTGGTAGGATCAATCATATAAACATTATCTCCAACGTTAAGACAAGTAcaagtggaagtggggttAGAGATGGAAGTGGGGACAGCAGTAGATGTAGTACAAGCAGTGGAGAtggaggaattggataaGCAAGTAGATTCAATGTGGTTTGCAATCTCCTCTGCCTTGTTGTAAACTTGTTGAGCTGTGGTGcaacgccattggaacatggtggagagcatgatgtccttgatgTCATTTTTAAGGCCACTGTAATACTTGTCACGTAAGGTTTTGTCACTGTAGCCCAAGGACACTGAGTATTGTTGGAATTCTCGAGTGTACTCTTGAACTGAGGCCTTTTGCCGCAAGTTATTCCATTTCTGGCGGTACTTCTCATCACAATTTGTGTCCACATAATGTTTAGTAAATTTGGCCCAGAATACATCAATGTTTTCCAATAATGGGACTGCTTCTCCtctgaacaccttcctttccttataGGGATGTACCCAGTCTTCTGCTGCACCTTCAAAATAAGACATGACCCACAGTATTTTCTCTTCATGGGATCTATTAGCTCCCTTTGCCCTTATATACGCCTGACAGGCAATAATAAAGTTGAGGGTGTCTTCCTTTTTTCCACCAAActtgttgggcttggcaAACTTTAGATCTGAATTAGAAGATGTAGGAGCAGGTGGgggattggtggaggtggatgtgCTGGTGccagcaggtggaggtggaggagctGTGGAACAAGAAGGGGAAAGATGAATTAGCTGGTCTTGCACCACTTGTATGGAAGCAGCtgctccttggatttggttGGAATAAAATATATGTTGATTACGCAATTGCTTGCAATGTTCTTCTAATTCAGCCCTTAATAGAGCTAATTGATCCCCTTGTGCCTCATAGGCTCCTTGTAGTTGCAAAAATTCCTTTTTTaatacaatcatattttgtGCAACCATATCAAGAAGTTCACAATCCAACATTTGATCAAAAGACATGGgagaatatacatgaggcggcacagccgcaggtGCAGGAGTATGAGTACGTGAAGAAGGGGCAGACCACCCcaattggatttgggagGGAGTCAGACTAGTCTCTCCCATCgcgcccaaaccaggcattgtcatatgagactgcaaaaaCTCATATTCCTTGTAATAATGGATACGCCCTTTTCTgtcttgggtgatatcctgGATCAAGCAATGGAAGTTGTCTAACTTGATTTCTTTCTCTACCAATAGCCTGTCCTTTTCTTCTATAAGgcgttcttgctcttcaatagtTAAAGCAAGATTGCAATTATGTGATTCAAGGTTTGCAATCAAATTCTTGTGTTCTTGTGCCTCTGTTTTGTATATGGTATTGAGGTGTTCAGCAAAGGATTGATGGCTTTTTAAGATTGCAATATTTTGGACAAGGCCAGGTTCCTCAATTTGTGCTATGTGCTCTTTGAGGTTCTCAATTTGGCCCACAAGGATGTGATTGATGTCAACAAGGGTTTTTTCAAGATAGAGATATCGAGTGACAATGGAGTAAGGCCAgaagatggcaaaaaggatGAGATCTAAAAAATCGAACACTAGAATGCGTTCCCGATATAAATCGGTACTTGATCAGATAGATAAAACGGTTTTATAGCGCTaaactactaactgtttgctttcctACTAGCGTTAGACTATCCTTATACTAATATCAAGagctgtgtacaagcgtgatgattagtcaggtttttagtaagcggaaggttggctgactaacagcgtatggctaaGGGTGCAGACAccttggtatgcggacaattgctggcaaagggctatcccgcAACCGTACTGgtacttgtattcctgtctttgattatgacacaggggctacaatgtgataCCGTTTTGggttttggtgcttatctaagtgcagttcttgtttgtcaacaagagtacgagtaagaaagacttgacctagtgtcacaactaagcttggacctatgatacaagtgggtttaaagtccgtggccctatcaccaatggactatgaaacagggTAGAGGGCCAACAAAaggccaaggggtatggtagggtagagggctactaggcctgggttatgggtttcttagtaaggtgcactgatggccaactaggggc
Encoded proteins:
- a CDS encoding Retrotransposable element Tf2 protein, which encodes MSWLKKHNPQILWEKHTLVFNSLYCSNNCLATPAVLELKAVEEIPAPYQEFARIFSEEELSKLPPHRPYDIAIELLPDAQPRHGPIYSLGPREDAELKETIEKQLKAGLIRPSRSPMASPILFVKKKNGKLRMCVDYRRLNSMTKKNVYPLPLPQNLIEKLQGAKIFSKFDLKAGYNLVQIKEGDEWKTAFKTKYRLFEYLVMPFGLTNAPAAFQDMMNEIFRDLLDVYVIIYLDDILVFSLNKRDHEAHVQEVLKRLQDNNLFCNIEKCHFHVKRIDYLGFIILELGIEVDQSKVTDAMNWSTPKNVKNIQEFLGFVNFYRRFIPNFGNMAQPLYNLLKKDSIWKWEQAEQQSFDGLKKCLTSAPLLLQPNTTKQFYVECDASNYATGAILSQRNPEGKLAPVAYLSKSLSPAEKNYDILTKSFQVLTDHKNLEHFSTSQSLNKQQIRCANFLVDYNFQIIYRPGAQNKKADILSRQYDLVPLEGGVENQVLLKPELFIASITPDQEINDLIGEAIYKDERLKEILHKLQSKDKVVDWELKEGLLWYQGKIFVPRDDTIRNLILESRHDTLVAGHPGQTRTLELISRSYYWPSLKKFVNSYVSHCKTCIRSKPTNQVPVGLLKPLQIPERPWEDIAYDMIVGLPISEGFNAILTVIDCFSKMVHFIPTQSTALAIDIANLFITYIWKLHGLPKSTVSDRGPTFNAKFICHLYKRLDIKPTYSTAYHPQTDGQTEWIQQEAKIFIRMFGNHCQSDWVSLLPLAKFALNNLKQTSTGKSPFQICYGYNPRFTVGQKSDESVPNADKHAEFLEKGYDEVKAALSISQERMKHFYDQRHKEEEEIQVGNKVWLSHQNISTNRPSIKLSHKKLGPYLVIEKIGSHAYKLQLPHTMRIHPVFHINLLTKFHPDPHGRNPPQPAPIITEEGEEKYKVEKILDSKWKGRGKTKKLWYLVKWKGYDEGSNLWEPIDNVGNAQEVLEEFHKEHPNAVGA
- a CDS encoding Retrotransposon gag protein; this translates as MPGLGAMGETSLTPSQIQLGWSAPSSRTHTPAPAAVPPHVYSPMSFDQMLDCELLDMVAQNMIVLKKEFLQLQGAYEAQGDQLALLRAELEEHCKQLRNQHIFYSNQIQGAAASIQVVQDQLIHLSPSCSTAPPPPPAGTSTSTSTNPPPAPTSSNSDLKFAKPNKFGGKKEDTLNFIIACQAYIRAKGANRSHEEKILWVMSYFEGAAEDWVHPYKERKVFRGEAVPLLENIDVFWAKFTKHYVDTNCDEKYRQKWNNLRQKASVQEYTREFQQYSVSLGYSDKTLRDKYYSGLKNDIKDIMLSTMFQWRCTTAQQVYNKAEEIANHIESTCLSNSSISTACTTSTAVPTSISNPTSTCTCLNVGDNVYMIDPTTRRAKKGAITSIVCTTSGNMPNVRWNGESKDTMIPFSSLKKDEQPAAAAPVKPVIAPTPVLASNSKGPGPMDLDGRGFANLTCHVCRGKGHFARNCPSKPMSGHVANIDWSWERPKEESCIEVVSDEEELGKGKAKAN